The window CACAAGATTAGCCCCGCTTTCTGCCGCTTTGATCGCCATCTGTTCGCCGATCCCGCTTGAAGCGCCGGTTATCACCACGTTTTTTCCGTGAATCCGCGGATTCATAAAATACTTCACCTCCATAAGGAAATATGGCAGGATTGCTACCCATCATCATACCATTTTTCCGCTCAATAAAACACAAAATGTTTAGAATGTCTAAGGGCGTTGGAAACAACTTTTCATACATAATCATTGGCTGGGAACCGTGGCAAAAGTGCTGTTTTCTTCATTCAAAAGCGCTTCTAATCGTCAGTTTTTTCCGAAAATAGCCCTTGACAATGAGGTCTTTTTTTTGCATAATTTTGTAATAATCGTGTGGAGCAAAAAGCAATGAATAAGGCCAGTAAATAGAAAATGATGTAAGAGAGTGAAGCTCCTGGGCTGCGAAGCTTCATCATCCTCTTTTCTATTGAACCTACCTTATGAGCTGTCAAGATACTTGACCGTTTATCCCGCGTTAACGGAAACGAGCGTGCAAATGATTCCATTTGCAAATAAAGGTGGTACCACGGAAGATTCCCTTTCGTCCTTTTAAAGGATGAAAGGTTTTTTTATTTGAAATAGAAAAAAGCAAAAAATATTCCCATCATCTGCTCTTGACTAAAAACGTTCTAAAGGAGGAAAACAACATGAAAGTCGTCTTTATCGGCGCCGGTTCTATGGCAGAAGCCATCATTGCCGGCGGACTCAGCCAAAAGGCACTGATAAAAGAAGAAGTAATTGTGACAAATCGATCCAACCAAAAACGTTTGCAAGAATTAGAGGAAAAGTACGGCATTTCCTCTTGTGGCCGGGACCGCCTTGACGAAGCTTTACGGGAAGCCGATGTCGTCATCTTGGCTATGAAACCAAAAGACGCCAAAGAGGCGCTGGAAGCGATCAAGCCTCACGTTCCTTCCACTGTACTTGTTATTTCCGTGCTTGCCGGTGTATCCATCTCTTTTATTGAGGAAACGTTGGAAATTCCTTGCGCCGTCGTCCGCGCAATGCCTAATACTTCAGCCGCAATCGGGCAATCAGCAACTGGAATCGTATTGAACCGCCATGTAACGGAGCAGCAGCAAAAATACACCTTGAATCTTTTCTCAGCCATTGGCTTAACGGCCATCGTAGAAGAAGATCAGATTGATGCCGTAACCGGTTTATCAGGAAGCGGCCCTGCTTATATTTATTATCTGGTAGAAGCGATGGAAAAAGCAGCCGCTGAAATCGGCTTGGATGAAGATACCGCCAAACCGTTGATCATCCAAACTTTATTAGGAGCAGCGAAAATGCTTTCGACAACCGGACAAAAAGCAGAAGATTTGCGCAAAGCAGTGACCAGTCCCGGCGGCACCACTGAAGCCGGCCTGCGCGTCTTGGAAGAAAGACAAATGAGAGAAGCTGTGATCGATTGCATCAAAGCCGCGACTGCTCAATCCAAAAAACTGGGACTTCCTTTTCTAAAACAAATATCCAACCGGTAAAGTCACTGCTGCCTTTCATTCTTGCAATACTGAGGATGTTTTCTCTTAAAGGGCTGATCCTTTCAAAAAAGGATTACGCCCTTTTCTTTTAGGCTTATTGGATTATGTCGATCGGGAAAATCAGATTATTTATAATCAATGAAAAAAATTGTTATAATGAAAAGTACGTCAAAAAGGAGGAGATAAAATGGCGGTAAAACTTTTTGAACCGTATACGGTGAAAAATGTAACCTTCAAAAACCGGATCGTCATGTCACCGATGTGCATGTATTCGGCTGAAAATCAACAAGGTTTTTTGGAAGACTGGCATTATGTCCATTACACAACTCGGGCAGTCGGCCAAGTCGGATTAATCATAGTAGAATCGACTGCCGTGTTGCCGGAAGGAAGAATTTCTCCTAAAGATTTGGGCATATGGAGCGACGACCATATTGAAGGCTTTGCCAAACTTGTTTCCATGGTCCAAAAACATGGAGCCAAAATCGGCATTCAATTAGGGCACGCGGGCAGAAAAGCCGATTTGGAAGGCGATATTTATGCGCCGTCAGCGATTGCCTTTAACGAAACATCCAAAACGCCGAAAGAAATGACAAAAGAAGATATACAAAAAACGATTCGCGCCTTTCAAGAAGGAGCAAGACGGGCCAAAGAAGCCGGTTTTGACGTAATTGAAATCCATGCGGCGCACGGATACTTAATCAACCAATTTCTTTCCCCGCTGTCCAACAAGCGGACGGACGAATATGGTGGTTCAGCGGAAAACCGCTTGCGTTTTCTAATAGAAACGATCAAAGCGGTGAAAGAAGTCTGGGATGGTCCTTTGTTTGTAAGGGTATCGGCTAACGACTACCACGAAAAAGGATTAACCCCTGACGACTACGTGGAAATTGCTAAACAATTAAAAGAACAAGGCGTGGACTTAATCGATGTCAGCTCTGGAGCAGTCGTTCCGGCCAAAATCCATGCTTATCCGGGCTATCAAGTGCCTTTTGCGGAAAAAATTAAACACGGCGCCGGAATAGCGGTTGGAACAGTAGGCTTGATTACTTCCAGCATTCAAGCCGAAGAAATCTTGCAAAATGATCGCGCCGATCTCGTTTTCCTCGCACGCGAATTGCTTCGCGAGCCTTATTGGCCACGCAAAGCCGCAAAAGAATTAAATGCTGCAATCGAAGCACCGGTTCAATACAGCCGAGGCTGGTAAAAAGATCTCATCCTCTTTTCAAGAAAAAAGGAAGGCCAACATTAGCCTTCCTTTTTTGTGATGTCTTCGATTTTGACTTCCATAAAATCATGAACCAATACAGTCGGCTGAAAAATCGATTCCGCTTCTTTCTGCAAGTGATCCCATTCCTCCACAGGATAACGGGAGCTGACATGATTTAAGCACAACGCTTTTGCATTCGCTTTTTTAGCAATTTCAGCTGCTTGAGCCGTGGTCGAATGAAAATATTCATACGCCATCTCTGCACTTTCAGCGGAAAATGTGCCTTCATGAACAAGCATATCCGCATCCTTAGCCAGATCTACAGCAGCTTGGCAAGGACGGGTATCGCCAAGAATGGCGACGACCTTTCCTTTCTTGGAAGGTCCGACAAATTCTTTTCCGTCGATGACGCGGCCGTCTTCGAGCACAACTGTTTCGCCATTTTTTATTTTTTTATAAAGAGGCCCCGGCATAATTCCCATTTCTTTTAATTTATCTACAAGCAAAACACCGGGTTTATCCTTTTCTGTAATCCGATACCCGTACGATGGAATCCCGTGTTCCAAAAGCCGTGTTTCCACGATCATTTGCTCATCTTCAAAAACGATTCCCTCTTCAATTTCTTCAATGATGAGCGGATAGCGCAGCCTCGTTTCGCTGACCTCCAAGCTGACGCGCAAGAAATCGGCAATACCCTTAGGTCCGTATACCGTCAAAGGAGTCTCCCCTGCCTGAAACGAACGGCTTCCCAAAAGCCCCGGAAGACCGAAAATATGATCACCGTGCAAGTGGGTAATAAAAATTTTTTCAATTTTTCTCGGTTTTAACGATGTGCGAAGAATCTGATGCTGTGTTCCTTCTCCACAATCGAACAACCATACCGTTCCTCGTTCAGCGAGGAGTTTTAAAGCCAAGGCACTGACGTTTCTTGCTTTGGCCGGTACACCCGCTCCTGTTCCTAAAAACAACAATTCCAAACAACTCACACCCTTTTAACAAACTACCTGTTTCCCGTTCTTCCATTCTGTCATAAATGCACGTCTTTTTCCAACAAAACATGAATTTTGCCATCTAAAACAACGTCATCCATCTCCTTTTTCACGGCAAGCCTTGCGCATAATAGTTGCCTAAAGGCGTCAGAACGTCTAAAATTAAATACCTGTATAGGAAAAAATGTTCATGCTTTGGAAATAGAAAAGAGGTGTTTGGTTTTAGCCTGTTTGGCGAAAACTAACAGAGCATAGAACATCCTTTAAACAGCAGCAAACTTTTGTTACATAAAAGATGTAAAAAGTGAGGTCATATACAGTGAAACAATCAGAATCTCCAGCAACTTTAATTATGATTTTCGGTGCAACAGGGGATTTAGCGAAGAGAAAGCTGTTTCCTTCTCTTTACCATCTATTTCGAAAAAAGAAATTATCAGAGCGATTTGCCGTCATTGGCGTAGCCAGAAGAGAATGGTCAAAAGAAACCTTCCAATCCCATGTAAAAGACTCCGTTATTGCTTCAATCGGAAAAGTGGACAATATCGATGAGTTTATTTCCCATTTTTATTATCAGCCTCATGATGTGTCAGACTCAGAGTCGTATGTTGCTTTGAAAAAGTTGGCACAAACATTGGATGAACAATACAACCTTGAAGGGAACCGGATCTTTTATCTGGCAATGGCTCCGGAATTTTTTGGAACGATCGCCGAACATTTGAAAAAAGACGGATTGACAGACACAAATGGATTCACCCGTCTCGTCATCGAAAAACCGTTTGGCCATGATTTAGAATCAGCCATCGAATTGAATAAACGAATTCGAACGGCCTTTTCCGAATCTGAGATCTATCGGATTGACCACTATTTAGGAAAAGTCATGGTGCAAAATATCGAAGCGATCCGCTTTGCTAATGCCCTTTTTGAACCATTATGGAACAACCGCTACATTTCAAACATCCAAGTGACTTCCAGCGAAACGCTGGGAGTAGAAGAACGAGGACGGTATTACGAAAACAGCGGTGCACTGCGCGATATGTTCCAAAACCATATGCTGCAAATGGTGGCGCTGCTTGCCATGGAACCACCGATTAAATTGACAACAGATGAAATCCGCAGCGAAAAAGTAAAAGTTTTGCGCGCGCTTCGTCCAATAAAAGGAGATCAAGTGCACGAGTACTTCGTCCGCGGCCAATACGGAAAAGGAGTCATTAATGGCAAAGAAGTGGTCGCTTATCGGGAAGAACCGAACGTCGATCCTCATTCCAATACTGAAACGTTTGTAGCCGGGAAAGTCATGATAGACAATTTCCGCTGGGCCGGCGTACCTTTTTACATTCGAACAGGAAAAAGGATGGCTACGAAATCAACGAAAATTGTCGTCCAATTTAAAGATGTCCCGATGAATCTTTATTACAAGATGGATCAACCATTGTCCCCTAATCTGCTTGTGATCCATATTCAGCCTGAGGAAGGAATCACCCTTCATTTAAACACAAAACAAAGCGGTCAGAGCACGGGCATGATTCCAATCAAACTAAGCTTTGGAAATAACAGTTTTGACGCCATCAACACGCCTGAAGCCTACGAAAAGCTTTTATACGATGCCATTCGGGGAGATGCGACCAACTTTACCCACTGGGATGAAGTTTCCCTCTCATGGCGTTTTGTCGATGAAATTTCTGAAGTATGGGCCAACACTTCCGCCCATTTCCCTAATTATGAAGCTGGTTCTATGGGACCGAAAGAAGCTGACCAACTGCTTGAAAAAGACGGATTCTTCTGGTGGCCTATTGATCGGCTTGATGTAGACAATTGTCAATAAAAATCCAATCATCAGCGGTCATTTTCTTTCCGCTGATGATTGCCGTCATGCCTATCCATTGGATACACATACTGCCACCGTTCACTGCCATCCAATACTTAGGCATTTTACGTCAAAGACTCTTTCAAGCGGGAATCCGAACGAGTCAAACCGAACCGTGCAAAAAGAAAAGGAGGTTATAAAATTGAAAATTATTGACATAACTGCTCCAATTTATGAAGGAATGCCGGTTTATAAAAATAAGCCGGAAAAACAGCCATCGATTACCACTCAAACAAATGGCCATGTAACGGAGTCACGAATTTGCATGGACGTACATACCGGTACACATGTCGATGCTCCGCTCCATATGATGAACGACGGAAAAACGATTGAAACGATCTCGATCGAAAAACTCGTTCGTCCTTGCAAAGTGATCGATTTGACACATGTCCATGAAAAAATTACGAAATCAGATGTAGAAAATGCGGATATTCAAAAAGACGACTTTATTTTATTGAAAACGAAAAACTCGTTTGATAAAGAATTTAATTTTGATTTCATTTATCTTGCTGAAGATGCAGCCCGCTACTTGGCGGAAATCGGAATCGCCGGTGTCGGCATCGATTCCTTAGGCATAGAACGTGCTCAGCCGGAGCACCCCACTCATCGTGCTCTGATGGACAAAGACATCGTGGTCATCGAAGGACTTCAATTGGCGGACGTGGAAGAAGGGTCCTATTTTATGATTGCGGCCCCTTTAAATATTCAAGGAACGGATGCCTCTCCAGCCCGAGTTCTTTTGCTGGATAATTGGAAATAAAGAAATGCGATGAAAAAGAGCAGCTTGTGCGCTTCACAGGCTGTTCTTTTTTTGGTAATCATGTTTCGTCATCCCCATTTCGCCTGGAACTTCCTGCCTATCTATCCGTTTAGATTCATCGGGGTTTTGCCTTGATCGTCAAATTTCTTTTATTGATGAAAATGGACTCTTTTCATGATCCATTATCTTTAGGAAAAAACGGCCATCTTGACCGATATTTGAACCTTTTTCAGCCATCCCGAATAGGTGTAACTAAACCAGCCAACATAATATAGGCTTGAAAATATTAGCTTAGGAGGCGGTTCCGGTGGTTGGAAAAAAGATCGATGACGTGTTAAAAGAAGGATTATACGGAAAAAAAGAATTGAAACCTGAAGAGCGAAAACGATTTTTAGGAACGTTTCGAGAACGCGTGGAAGGTGCCTTGACGATTAGCCAAGTACAAGAGCCGGACATCTATCCGGAAGTGAAAGAATGGATCCGAAAACCCGGCGTCCGCCTGCTTTTAAACGGAAAAATAGACTATTCTCATATTAGCAAATATATCAGACTGGCCAACGACCAAAACATTTCTTATACCATCATCCAAAATCATGAAGCAGAAACGGATATCGGCTTGGTAGTCGCTCATAAACACGCGGTCGACAAAGAAATGATTTGGGCATCCAAAAAGAAGCCAGCCTCTACAGAACAAAAAAAGAAAAAGAATGGCTTGTTTTCTAAAATCTTTAAATAAAAATGATTCAATAATGAAATCCTGCTTAACGATTGGAGATTCTTTTTTCCTATATGCCTTCATAAACAAAAAAAGTATCTCATATTTGTCTTTTCTAATCGAAAAATATATTCTAAAGATAGACTAGTCCTATTCATAATCGTTGCTATGAAGGAGATGTGGGTTATGAGTTTAAAGAAAACCTTTACGCTTGCTGGTTCGGATTCCAGTGGTGGAGCCGGTCTTCAAGCTGATTTGAAAACATTCCAAGAGCTGGGCGTCTATGGAATGACAGCCATTACTTCCATTGTTGCCATGGATCCAAAAAACAACTGGCATCATAACGTTTTTCCGGTGGATGTAAAAACGGTTGAACCGCAATTAGAAACCATTCTTTCCGTCGGGATTGACGCCATGAAAACGGGTATGCTCGGATCTGTCGACATTATTGAACTCGCCGCCCGTAAAATTGATGAATATCATTTAGATAAAGTCGTGATTGATCCGGTGATGGTATGTAAAGGAGAAGATGAAGTTCTTCAACCTGAAAATACAGACGCGATGCGCGAATTATTGCTGCCGCGTGCAACGATTGTCACTCCAAACCTTTTTGAAGCATGGCAATTAGCACAAACCGGCCCTATTAAAACGATTGAGGATATGAAAAAAGCGGCTGTGAAAATCCATGAATTAGGGGCCAAAAATGTCGTGATCAAAGGCGGAAAACAGCTGCAGCATGAAAAAGCTGTTGACTTATTCTACGATGGTCAAAACTTCCGTGTATTTGAATCGGAAAAAATTGATACCACTTATAATCACGGTGCAGGCTGTACTTTTGCCGCCGCCATCACAGCTCAACTAGCAAAAGGCAGCTCAGTGGAAGAAGCCGTCCGTTTTGCAAAAGATTTTGTTCATGCAGCAATTGAACACGGCTTTAAATTGAATCAGTATGTTGGCCCGGTTATGCACGGTGCTTATACCCGATTTGTTTCTAAAGCAACCGTATGAAATGCTAAACCAGCACATAGAAATGCATGATGAAAAAAGGCATGTTATAACCCTGCATGCCTTTTTTCATTTCCTAGGATGTTTGTTATTATCTTTGATTTTAGCCGCTGGATGATGTCAGCAATCAGGTAGGTGTGCATTGAATAATCGGATCAACAAACGGCTACATAAAAATGTTTTCAGCCATAAGATTGGAAATACAATCACGCCAATATAAAGGATCAGCCATCTTCCATAAAGCCTCTTTTTCCATGGATGAAAGATATCTGGTCCATTCTTGGTTATTTACAGATTTCTAAAATCTTATGTATCGCTTTGGCTACGCCATCTTCATCGTTTTTACTTGTCTCATACGGACAAAGATTTTTCACTGCTTGTACCGCGTTTCCCATCGCAATCGGAAAACCGACTCTTTCTAACATCGAAAGGTCATTCAAATTATCTCCCACCGCCATCGTATGTTGTAAAGAAATTCCTTTTTCTTTCACAAAGCGTTCCAAGGCAATACCTTTTTGTGCGGAGATATGGTTGATTTCAATGTTGCGAAACCCTGACGACGTCACGTGAATATCGTCCAGTTCATACTCCAGCTTGGTGCTGAGCTCTTCAAACAGCGACTCTTTTTTATCGAATGCCAATATTTTAAAAAAACGAATGGAAGGATCATTGAAAATTTCTTTTGAGTCGTATACGTTTTGGATATGTCGAATATCACCGCGATTTTTAAGATGGATGCGGATTTCTTCTTCTGAAACTTCGGGATTAGCCGATTGGAAAATATCCACCAACATTTCGATGCTTGTTTCATAGTCTTCTGTAAAAATGCCTTTATTGGTAAAAAATTCATAATAAAGCCCGAATTTTTCAAGATAATCCGCCACTTGAGAGGCAGTTTTGGCGCTAATGACAGATCTATGAGTAATTTCACCTGCTTCATTTCTTACTTCCGCACCGTTTAACCCAATCACTGTACAACGGATCCCTGCTTCGTCTAAAACCTCTTTTGCTTCTTGATAAGAACGCCCCGTTGCAATCACAAATTCGACTCCTTGCTCTTGAGCTAATTGAATCGCGTCACGATTTGCCGGACTAATTTGTTGTTTGGAGTTTAATAAGGTCCCGTCCATATCAGATGCAATGCATCGAATCATGAGGTCCACACCTTTCTTCGCTTATATTCGGTGATCTTTTTCAAATTGTCCTCCATCTTCTTTTTCTCCTTTGTTCATGAATCTCCTTTCGAATTTTTTCTTACCAGCAGGTTCCAATGCTTAAAAAAATGTTTAAATAAACGGGAACCATTCAATTAACATTTCTTCATCATATGTACTCGATTTTTCTTTCCGATATGCCTTTCGAATCCGCCATTTTTTGAATCACCTTCTTGGACGATGAAAAGAATTTAACGCTGTTGTAAGGGGGCGATTGAGTGATTCGAGGTTCAAATCAAGCGATCAATTGGTTTCCTTACACTTTCTATATTAAAAAAGAATTATTAAGGGCCTTTTACGAAATTATAAAATACTTATAAATTTCATTCACGCAAAAAAAATTGTCTATTCGATGTCCATCCATTTAATCTTAAACTTTGTTCCGCCTTTTATAAATGGCAAAAGGGGCAAATCCTCATCGATGACCTTTCCGATTACATTTACTTTCTCATCTGCCGGCAAATCGCGTTTTACGATTTGAATCTCTCCTCGATAACGTCCATACAGAAGATTATCTACTGTAATGGACCCTTTTTTTCGCTCGATTGTATGGATAGGCTCCAATAATGGTTTACCAACTAACCCATTTTCGCGTGATTCTTGAGAACGGATCACATCTCTTGCTGCATCTACTCGATTCGTTTGCACTACAGAAATGTCTTTTTGAAGGATATCATTTTGAACAAAGGGTTTCGCTCGCAGCAAAAAAATATTTTGATTGAATGTAGAAAACTGTTCCAATGCTTTCTCGCTGATCCGAACATCACCGATCAAGATTTTATCAACGCTCTCATTTATTTTTAAATCGAGAAACGCTAAAAAAGGTGAAGAATAGCGATGATCTTCCAATGTCGGCAATCCTGAATACAAAGGGCCTCTCTTTTCCTCATCTCCGGGAATAAAGGCCGCAACAAGAATTCCTTCCTTTTGCAGCCAGTCATTTTGCAGCGAAAAATCCTTTCTATCCAATCCCGTTTCAGGTCGAGGATAATAATTATGCCATGCTTCCGTATTTTCAATGCATAGCCCTAACGACTTTAAGCGTCTCATCCCCTCCTTTGTTAACGTGCTTGCATTTAAAGCAATCTTCATTTTACGAGATAATTCAACGATGATCTCTTCACTGATTCCGTAATCGATGCGCAAACCCGTTAATCCCCAAGACGTAAGCCTGTCTATTGATTCCCATGTGCAGCCTAAACGCTTGAGCGATTTCGGAGATATATCCACCGTTAATTCCATCCCATATTTTTTAGCCAATTCCCCCAGCTCTTTTAAACGTTTTACAGAAAGATCCGGATTTTCTTCAGGAATCTGCAAAGAAGTAAAGATCGAAGTAAAGCCCGCTGATTTCATTTTGGCAATATATCCTTCATGACGAGAGATTGAATCTGATAAGTAAATCGATATTCCACGCATCACTATTGCTCCTTTTCAAATCTTACTAACTCAACTTTCGCACACAGAAATATTTAAGCATTGCTTGATATAATTAGGTATAGTGGCCAACCATTTATTCATTTGATTTTTAAAGATGTCCATGTTCAAAGAAACCTCGGCTTCCGCCAAAGTTTGGAAAAGGTCAATAAGTGATTGAAGGGCAGTAATAAAATCTATGTCTTTTACATCTTCGCAAAGGATGTAAAAAAGGTTGCCAATCGTCTTAGGATCCTCCTCTTTTCGCATTTGCCAAGCAATGAGAATATATCGTGTAAAAACAATGGTTGTATGGCTAATTAACATGTCGTAGGAACGTCCCTGGAATTCTTTCTCTAAATTTAAAAGGGATTTATTGCATTTGAAGAAGACTTCAATGTCCCAACGCATGCCGTAAATACGAATGATCTCTTCATTTTCTAATGTTGTATCTGTGCTGAGAATGGCAAGCCATTCGCTCCGTTTATTACGGTTTCGTACAAATAGAATTTTTACTGGAATTCCATTGTCTAAAGTAGCATAAACGGATCCGCGAATGTCTTTTTTACCCATGTGAGGTTTTGCCAATTTGTAAAGTTGATTCAGTGTGAAACGTTCACCATTGTAAACGTATCGCTGCTTTAATTGCTTCACCAAGCCAATGACAAATAACCCTTTGTTCGTAATCTTCTCAATTAAAGGCGCTTGTGTAAACCAGGAATCCATGAGAACATAGTCAGCTATAATCCCTTTTTCAAGCGCATGATCAAGTAAAGCTGAAGCCACGTCCGGTTTTGATTTCAGAGCTTCCTGGCGACGCTTATAGCCAGATGTTCGTTTATCAATATTGGTATTGATTTCTTGCAGGCGATTTTCCTTTTTCGGTGAACTTAGAAGAGCAAAATCAATGGGAATAAAAGTAAAACTATCGGTCCAGCCAAGGGTAAGCATTTGAAACCCTTTCAAGTACTGATGGGTAGAGTGATCAAAAACCTTAGCCAACAGTTCAACCGACTTACTACGGTTTCTTGAAAAGACAGAATCATCAATCACAAAAGCTGTGACACGATCTTTTGAAGTTAATGGTTGAAGCAGACGGATCATTTCACTGCTTAATGAAAGCAGAAACTTTCTCCAATGATAGGTTGGTGTATTTAAAAAGCGATAGACTGTATCCTTTCCGGGCAGATCCTGAGATCGTTTACTCATAAAAGCACGAAACCAGTTCTTATATTGGAAGACTAAAAGAAAAATCAGTTTGAAAACAGTAAGACAAGAATACCCGGAAAGTTTCGTAATATTCGCTTTTCTTAAATGATATCCAATATTTAATTCGGAAAATCCTTGTTTAATTTCTTTTGGTAATTGCGCAAAGTAGTCTTTATTCGTTATCATAGTGGTGACACCTTTCTTTTGGATTTGGTTTCGTCACCAATATTTTACCAAAAGAATAGGTGTCTTTCTTTATGTTTTAAAAAATGTCAAATGATAATTTTGTACTTCCCAAAACCATTTACATCAAGCATTTAAACAAGATTTTGGACTGCGAAAGCTGAGTTACTAATAAAAAAGAAAAGTGTCAGACATCGATCTATATAGGGGCCACTCTTATAGAAAAATCCTATATACAAGATGGATTGGCTGTCAGACATTTCTCTCTTCATTGAACGAAAATATATTTCTATTATTTTATGTTTTCCGACATTTCTTCTTTATAACCAAATAGGTAAGTGAAAATAAAGCCACATGCATAAGCGATCACAATGCCTATTAGATAATAAAAATATTTATTATCAACAATAAGTGGTGTAAGGGACAAACCTGACACTCCTATAGCAGAAGCAGCTGTTTTCATAAAAGCTTGAAAGGCCCCGCCAACCGCCGCGCCTAAACAAGCAGTAACAAACGGTCTTCCCAACGGCAAAGTAACTCCATACAATAACGGTTCCCCTATTCCAAGAAAGCCTGCAGGTAATCCCCCTTTAATAATACTTCTTAATTTTTTATTTTTAGTTTTGACAAATATGGCAATCGCAGCACCAACTTGACCGGCGCCTGCCATTGCTAAAACAGGCAATAACGGGGTGCTCCCTGTAGCATGAATTAATTCAAGATGAATAGGCGTTAATCCTTGATGCAATCCAAGCATGACAAGCGGCAAGAAGAATCCGGCTAATATCGCACCCGCTATAACGCCACCGACATCTAAGATAGCTTTGATTCCGGTCGTGATGCCATCGGCCACGACTCCTGCAACAGGTTGTATCGCATAAAGACTTAAAATACTAACGATCAATACCGTAATCAGTGGAGTAAAAATAATATCAATTGAATTCGGCATGATCTTTCTGATTTGTTTTTCTACAACCGTCATCAACCAAGCAGCAAAAATGACTCCGAATAAACCGCCTCGCCCAGGGATAAGAGCATCTCCATAAATATGAATTTCAGCAAGACCCGGATTAAACAACAGCATGCCGGCAATGGCTCCAAGAACCGGAGTGCCATTAAATTCCTTTGCCGTATTCCAACCTACTAAAACAGCTAAATACGTAAAAATACAACTACCAACTAGCAATAAAATTTGCATCCAAGTCGTCTTGTCATCTACACCAACATTTTTTGCAAAGTTCGCTGCTCCATTGATAATCCCTGAAGCTACAAGACCAGGGATTAAAGGTATAAAAATATTCCCTATTTTCCTCAAGAAATTTTTAAAAGGCGTCTGATTTTTCGATTTTATATTGGCTTTTTTAAGTGCAGCTCTTTCCTCAAAAGTCAATTCATCTGGTTCCGCCGTTTCTTCTCCTATTTTAATCCCTGTCGAACGGCTAATGGCATCGGCTACTTTATTAACGGTTCCCGGACCTACAATAATTTGTAAAGTGCCGTCATCCACGACCCCCATGACGCCTTCTATTTGCCGTAATGCCTCTATATCCGCTTTTTCTTCGTTTTTCAATTCAAGACGTACTCTCGTCATACAGTGTGCCAATTTGCGGATATTCTCTTTACCGCCCGTGTATTGGAGAATCTTCTTTGCAATCTGTTCTTCTTTTGTCATACTTCTCCCTCCAAGCCGATCTAAAGTGCTTTGCGAATAAACCCTTTTGCCTTCTCCAGTTTTTTTATGGCTTCCTCATATGAACATTTAAGTAAAATCATAATAATGGCTGCTTTTACATGATGATTGGCTTTTTCAAAATATTGGCTGGCTGTTTCATAATCAACATCCGTCGCTTCCATAATGATTCGCTTTGATCTTTCTACTAGCTTCTGATTCGTCGGTTGTACGTCTACCATTAAATTTT of the Bacillus smithii genome contains:
- the pdxK gene encoding pyridoxine/pyridoxal/pyridoxamine kinase, coding for MSLKKTFTLAGSDSSGGAGLQADLKTFQELGVYGMTAITSIVAMDPKNNWHHNVFPVDVKTVEPQLETILSVGIDAMKTGMLGSVDIIELAARKIDEYHLDKVVIDPVMVCKGEDEVLQPENTDAMRELLLPRATIVTPNLFEAWQLAQTGPIKTIEDMKKAAVKIHELGAKNVVIKGGKQLQHEKAVDLFYDGQNFRVFESEKIDTTYNHGAGCTFAAAITAQLAKGSSVEEAVRFAKDFVHAAIEHGFKLNQYVGPVMHGAYTRFVSKATV
- a CDS encoding Cof-type HAD-IIB family hydrolase — its product is MIRCIASDMDGTLLNSKQQISPANRDAIQLAQEQGVEFVIATGRSYQEAKEVLDEAGIRCTVIGLNGAEVRNEAGEITHRSVISAKTASQVADYLEKFGLYYEFFTNKGIFTEDYETSIEMLVDIFQSANPEVSEEEIRIHLKNRGDIRHIQNVYDSKEIFNDPSIRFFKILAFDKKESLFEELSTKLEYELDDIHVTSSGFRNIEINHISAQKGIALERFVKEKGISLQHTMAVGDNLNDLSMLERVGFPIAMGNAVQAVKNLCPYETSKNDEDGVAKAIHKILEICK
- a CDS encoding DUF871 domain-containing protein, coding for MRGISIYLSDSISRHEGYIAKMKSAGFTSIFTSLQIPEENPDLSVKRLKELGELAKKYGMELTVDISPKSLKRLGCTWESIDRLTSWGLTGLRIDYGISEEIIVELSRKMKIALNASTLTKEGMRRLKSLGLCIENTEAWHNYYPRPETGLDRKDFSLQNDWLQKEGILVAAFIPGDEEKRGPLYSGLPTLEDHRYSSPFLAFLDLKINESVDKILIGDVRISEKALEQFSTFNQNIFLLRAKPFVQNDILQKDISVVQTNRVDAARDVIRSQESRENGLVGKPLLEPIHTIERKKGSITVDNLLYGRYRGEIQIVKRDLPADEKVNVIGKVIDEDLPLLPFIKGGTKFKIKWMDIE
- a CDS encoding IS4 family transposase, translating into MITNKDYFAQLPKEIKQGFSELNIGYHLRKANITKLSGYSCLTVFKLIFLLVFQYKNWFRAFMSKRSQDLPGKDTVYRFLNTPTYHWRKFLLSLSSEMIRLLQPLTSKDRVTAFVIDDSVFSRNRSKSVELLAKVFDHSTHQYLKGFQMLTLGWTDSFTFIPIDFALLSSPKKENRLQEINTNIDKRTSGYKRRQEALKSKPDVASALLDHALEKGIIADYVLMDSWFTQAPLIEKITNKGLFVIGLVKQLKQRYVYNGERFTLNQLYKLAKPHMGKKDIRGSVYATLDNGIPVKILFVRNRNKRSEWLAILSTDTTLENEEIIRIYGMRWDIEVFFKCNKSLLNLEKEFQGRSYDMLISHTTIVFTRYILIAWQMRKEEDPKTIGNLFYILCEDVKDIDFITALQSLIDLFQTLAEAEVSLNMDIFKNQMNKWLATIPNYIKQCLNISVCES
- a CDS encoding PTS transporter subunit EIIC, which translates into the protein MTKEEQIAKKILQYTGGKENIRKLAHCMTRVRLELKNEEKADIEALRQIEGVMGVVDDGTLQIIVGPGTVNKVADAISRSTGIKIGEETAEPDELTFEERAALKKANIKSKNQTPFKNFLRKIGNIFIPLIPGLVASGIINGAANFAKNVGVDDKTTWMQILLLVGSCIFTYLAVLVGWNTAKEFNGTPVLGAIAGMLLFNPGLAEIHIYGDALIPGRGGLFGVIFAAWLMTVVEKQIRKIMPNSIDIIFTPLITVLIVSILSLYAIQPVAGVVADGITTGIKAILDVGGVIAGAILAGFFLPLVMLGLHQGLTPIHLELIHATGSTPLLPVLAMAGAGQVGAAIAIFVKTKNKKLRSIIKGGLPAGFLGIGEPLLYGVTLPLGRPFVTACLGAAVGGAFQAFMKTAASAIGVSGLSLTPLIVDNKYFYYLIGIVIAYACGFIFTYLFGYKEEMSENIK